One window of the Pseudomonas knackmussii B13 genome contains the following:
- the fliD gene encoding flagellar filament capping protein FliD: MATIDSDYVQSMATQLAKYDIQASQTRLNRNQTSYNNQLSAVNQLKTALSTFDSAVTGLKSTTSGASSMLVNSATFSDDGYATATVGATATAGSYQFFVQQLASKDQFALQGLSDSDLGSGSLTLGQNGKSFNVDMTGVTSLSALATKINGASDNTGLTATLVRSNGSVNLVLTSNDTGADQAISVSSSNTAVQTSIDGRKQLTSAKDAIVYLGGQGGIELRNGSNTFDDAIDGVSLTFNKVSDPAGSPLTLDIGQDKAGTTKKLQTFLDAYNALVSSLSSLTASGSSSSSRGALAGDSSVQAIKSAVNGLIRTSFGGANLIAYGISADSNGKLTVDSSKFDKALAQNAEGFENLFSGKGNLIDSLHDTLKTYTSSSSGLLTSRVNSLNQKLSDVSDQLDALQTRYDASYNRYLKQYTNLMQVMNSMDQTSSMFT; this comes from the coding sequence ATGGCAACCATAGATTCCGATTACGTCCAGAGCATGGCCACGCAGCTGGCCAAGTACGACATCCAGGCGTCGCAGACCCGGCTGAACCGTAATCAGACCAGTTACAACAACCAGCTCAGTGCTGTGAATCAGCTCAAGACCGCCCTGAGCACCTTCGACTCGGCAGTGACGGGCCTGAAGAGCACCACTAGCGGCGCCAGCAGCATGCTGGTCAACAGCGCGACCTTCAGCGACGACGGCTATGCCACCGCCACCGTCGGCGCCACTGCGACCGCCGGCAGCTACCAGTTCTTCGTCCAGCAACTGGCGTCCAAGGACCAGTTCGCCCTGCAGGGCCTGAGCGACAGCGACCTGGGCAGCGGCAGCCTGACCCTCGGCCAGAACGGCAAGAGCTTCAACGTCGACATGACCGGCGTGACCAGCCTTTCGGCGCTGGCCACCAAGATCAACGGCGCCAGCGACAACACCGGCCTCACCGCGACCCTGGTGCGCAGCAACGGCTCGGTCAACCTGGTGCTGACCAGCAACGACACCGGCGCCGACCAGGCCATCAGCGTGTCGAGCAGCAACACCGCGGTGCAGACCTCCATCGACGGCCGCAAGCAACTGACCAGCGCCAAGGACGCCATCGTCTACCTGGGTGGGCAGGGCGGCATCGAGCTGCGCAACGGCAGCAACACCTTCGACGACGCCATCGACGGCGTGAGCCTGACCTTCAACAAGGTCAGCGACCCGGCCGGCTCGCCCCTGACCCTGGACATCGGCCAGGACAAGGCTGGCACCACCAAGAAACTGCAGACCTTCCTCGACGCCTACAACGCCCTGGTGAGCAGCCTCTCCTCGCTCACCGCCAGCGGCTCCAGCAGCAGCTCGCGCGGCGCGCTGGCCGGTGATTCCAGCGTGCAGGCGATCAAGTCGGCGGTGAACGGCCTGATCCGCACCAGCTTCGGCGGCGCCAACCTGATCGCCTACGGCATCAGCGCCGACAGCAACGGCAAGCTGACCGTGGACAGCAGCAAGTTCGACAAGGCCCTGGCGCAGAACGCCGAAGGCTTCGAGAACCTGTTCAGTGGCAAGGGCAACCTGATCGACAGCCTGCACGACACGCTGAAGACCTACACCAGTTCCAGCAGCGGCCTGCTGACCTCGCGGGTGAACAGCCTGAACCAGAAGCTCAGTGACGTCAGCGACCAGCTCGATGCGCTGCAGACCCGCTATGACGCGTCCTACAACCGCTACCTGAAGCAGTACACCAACCTCATGCAAGTCATGAATTCCATGGACCAGACCTCCAGCATGTTCACATGA
- the fliS gene encoding flagellar export chaperone FliS → MTYSMNEGYDSYRSVDLEARAAAASPYELVLVLFDGLLDELARARGHIEARRFQQKGRSLEKCMNILNGLSSALDLDAGGQVVQDLARLYDYCIYKLSEVSVSLSLDGLDEVVGLLGTLREGWAGVHAARG, encoded by the coding sequence ATGACCTACTCGATGAACGAAGGCTACGACAGCTACCGCTCGGTGGACCTCGAGGCTCGCGCCGCCGCCGCTTCCCCCTACGAACTGGTGCTGGTGCTGTTCGACGGCCTGCTCGACGAGCTGGCCCGCGCGCGCGGCCATATCGAGGCGCGGCGCTTCCAGCAGAAGGGCCGTTCCCTGGAGAAGTGCATGAACATCCTCAATGGCCTCTCCAGCGCCCTCGACCTCGACGCTGGCGGGCAGGTCGTGCAGGACCTGGCGCGCCTCTACGACTACTGCATCTACAAGCTTTCCGAGGTCAGCGTGAGCCTGTCCCTGGACGGCCTGGACGAAGTGGTCGGGCTGCTCGGCACGCTCCGCGAGGGGTGGGCCGGTGTCCATGCCGCCCGTGGCTGA
- a CDS encoding flagellar hook-length control protein FliK produces MLQVNPGLAAKATPGNDAPLPAAQPGSVPAMGRADGDRDTKDAKGAKGKAEAARDGATDAVVPGDVFGAQLALQADAAQDAVPVQATGADTPQDAQAATPTPTDVPQAEPAQSVVPAAEQWLASMLGQREVTLQARDSGADASGVAQGVLKAAQAAASALPQWRSGLPAVQAMPVQPAGGQALPLAALPKEAHATPDAAPGKTDSTLDDTLRSQLDRLASQVGEPAGASPAASAPTAPAQPSTAPASMPVPERQLSLQAPAERWGEQMLDALRDNVELQLKQNQQSASIRLDPAELGRLDIHLSQEAGRLTVQIHAQQSDVARMIQQGAERLRQDIAGNGLQVVDVQVSDGRTAQQGSQQQAQQGRAAPWLEETQVRAANGEQGTPEDAERRPRDVLVTV; encoded by the coding sequence GTGCTGCAAGTGAATCCCGGTCTGGCGGCGAAAGCGACGCCGGGCAACGACGCGCCGCTGCCGGCGGCGCAACCGGGCAGCGTGCCGGCCATGGGCCGTGCCGACGGCGACCGCGACACCAAGGATGCGAAAGGCGCCAAGGGCAAGGCGGAAGCCGCGCGCGATGGCGCTACCGATGCGGTTGTGCCGGGCGATGTTTTCGGTGCTCAACTGGCCTTGCAGGCGGATGCCGCGCAGGACGCAGTGCCGGTCCAGGCGACCGGTGCCGATACGCCCCAGGACGCCCAGGCTGCGACGCCGACGCCGACCGATGTGCCCCAGGCCGAGCCGGCGCAATCTGTCGTGCCTGCCGCCGAGCAATGGCTGGCGAGCATGCTGGGTCAGCGCGAAGTGACCCTGCAGGCGCGTGACTCGGGCGCGGATGCGTCTGGCGTTGCGCAGGGCGTGCTGAAAGCCGCGCAGGCGGCCGCCAGCGCATTGCCTCAGTGGCGCTCCGGCCTGCCGGCCGTGCAGGCCATGCCGGTGCAGCCGGCAGGCGGCCAGGCGCTGCCATTGGCGGCCTTGCCGAAAGAGGCGCATGCCACGCCGGATGCCGCGCCGGGCAAGACCGACTCCACGCTTGACGACACCCTGCGCAGCCAGCTCGACAGGCTTGCCAGTCAGGTCGGCGAGCCCGCGGGCGCCTCGCCGGCAGCAAGCGCACCGACAGCACCTGCTCAGCCTTCGACGGCGCCGGCATCGATGCCGGTTCCGGAGCGCCAGCTGAGCCTGCAGGCGCCGGCCGAGCGCTGGGGCGAGCAGATGCTCGATGCGCTGCGCGACAACGTCGAGCTGCAACTGAAGCAGAACCAGCAGAGCGCGAGCATTCGCCTCGACCCCGCGGAACTGGGGCGCCTGGACATCCACCTGAGCCAGGAGGCCGGACGCCTGACGGTGCAGATCCACGCCCAGCAGAGCGACGTTGCGCGAATGATCCAGCAGGGCGCCGAGCGCCTGCGCCAGGACATCGCCGGCAACGGCCTGCAGGTGGTCGATGTGCAGGTCTCCGACGGTCGCACCGCGCAGCAGGGTTCGCAGCAACAGGCCCAGCAGGGGCGCGCGGCGCCCTGGCTGGAAGAAACACAAGTGCGCGCCGCGAATGGCGAGCAGGGCACGCCCGAGGATGCCGAACGGCGCCCGCGCGACGTGCTGGTAACCGTCTGA
- a CDS encoding flagellar basal body-associated FliL family protein, with the protein MTMPRIMLLVTVLNLLVAGGGVAATWFLARPLLAERAQAEAAKAGADKDKGKEEEKEQEPAEFEFFPVTKIIVSLPGSDGREHYFVLDLVLQAEQGTAQKKLEQIDPMVRNSAVAHLSALTFEQLRGKSVPALQAELEQVLLADFATRKVIAPFQHVLVSKLIVQ; encoded by the coding sequence ATGACAATGCCGCGGATCATGCTGCTGGTCACCGTGCTCAACCTGCTGGTCGCCGGCGGTGGCGTGGCGGCGACCTGGTTCCTGGCGCGGCCGCTGCTGGCCGAGCGCGCCCAGGCCGAAGCGGCCAAGGCTGGCGCGGACAAGGACAAGGGCAAGGAAGAAGAGAAGGAGCAGGAGCCGGCCGAGTTCGAGTTCTTCCCGGTCACCAAGATCATCGTTAGCCTGCCGGGCAGCGACGGCCGCGAGCACTACTTCGTGCTCGACCTGGTGCTGCAGGCGGAGCAGGGCACGGCGCAGAAGAAGCTGGAGCAGATCGACCCGATGGTGCGCAACTCGGCGGTGGCGCACCTGAGCGCGCTGACCTTCGAGCAGCTGCGCGGCAAGAGCGTGCCGGCGCTGCAGGCGGAGCTGGAGCAGGTGCTGCTCGCCGACTTCGCCACGCGCAAGGTGATCGCGCCCTTCCAGCATGTGCTGGTCAGCAAGCTGATCGTCCAGTAA
- a CDS encoding FliA/WhiG family RNA polymerase sigma factor, translated as MNAHCALDYQNHAPAAGHPAIAPGAEQQWLLRYLPLVKRVVSQLSLQANQVLDREDMEQIGLMGLLESLRRYGTPDEHFAGFAVLRIRGAILDELRRQDWRPRQVRLQAHKVRDSIRELTRRLGRAPSEKEILAHTGLDERGYQDYLQAETSEAIESLDALLGEGLEHLADGESALEVRVLRERMLAQALAQLSERERLVLTLYYQHELSLKEIALVLDVSDARVCQLSKQALNKACRYLSERS; from the coding sequence ATGAATGCCCATTGCGCCCTCGACTACCAGAACCACGCACCGGCCGCCGGTCATCCGGCCATCGCGCCCGGCGCCGAACAGCAGTGGCTGCTGCGCTACCTGCCGCTGGTCAAGCGGGTGGTCAGCCAGCTGTCGCTGCAGGCCAACCAGGTGCTGGATCGCGAGGACATGGAGCAGATCGGCCTGATGGGCCTGCTCGAAAGCCTGCGCCGCTACGGCACGCCCGACGAGCATTTCGCCGGCTTCGCCGTGCTGCGCATCCGCGGCGCCATCCTCGACGAGCTGCGCCGCCAGGATTGGCGTCCGCGCCAGGTGCGGCTGCAGGCGCACAAGGTGCGCGACAGCATCCGTGAGCTGACCCGACGCCTGGGCCGCGCGCCCAGCGAGAAGGAAATCCTCGCCCACACCGGCCTCGACGAGCGCGGCTACCAGGACTACCTGCAGGCCGAGACTTCCGAGGCCATCGAGAGCCTCGACGCGCTGCTCGGCGAGGGCCTGGAACACCTGGCCGACGGTGAGTCGGCCCTGGAGGTGCGGGTGCTGCGCGAGCGCATGCTGGCCCAGGCCCTGGCGCAGCTGAGCGAGCGCGAACGCCTGGTGCTGACCCTGTACTACCAGCACGAGCTGAGCCTGAAGGAAATCGCCCTGGTCCTCGACGTGAGCGACGCCCGGGTCTGTCAATTGAGCAAGCAGGCGTTGAACAAGGCCTGCCGTTACCTGAGCGAGAGAAGCTGA
- the motA gene encoding flagellar motor stator protein MotA: protein MQKVIGALIIVACVLGGYAMSHGEMGVLWQPAEVLIILGAGLGSLVVANPREVLVEMLHQLKGVFVQKRRGEEFQRQLLMLLYQLLEMVEVGGLKVLDEHIEDPSQSELFARYPLILEEDNLMAFIADNFRLMAMGKISAHELEGFLEQELDAMEHALLLPSKSLHKVGEAMPGFGILAAIMGIIITMGSIGGTVAEVGAHVAAALVGTFLGIFFCYCVLDPLSNAMAQRVKTELSALECVRTTLVAHVAGKPTLLAVDAGRKLIEQDVKPAFRQLETWVNQYEDEREAA, encoded by the coding sequence ATGCAGAAAGTCATAGGCGCGCTGATCATCGTCGCCTGCGTCCTGGGCGGCTACGCCATGTCCCATGGCGAAATGGGCGTGCTCTGGCAGCCGGCGGAAGTGCTGATCATCCTCGGCGCCGGTCTCGGCAGCCTGGTGGTGGCCAACCCGCGTGAAGTGCTGGTGGAAATGCTGCACCAGCTCAAGGGCGTGTTCGTCCAGAAGCGCCGGGGCGAGGAGTTCCAGCGCCAGCTGCTGATGCTGCTCTACCAACTGCTGGAGATGGTCGAGGTCGGCGGCCTGAAGGTGCTCGACGAGCACATCGAGGACCCCAGCCAGAGCGAGCTGTTCGCACGCTATCCGCTGATTCTCGAGGAAGACAACCTGATGGCGTTCATCGCCGACAACTTCCGCCTGATGGCCATGGGCAAGATCAGCGCGCACGAACTCGAAGGCTTCCTCGAGCAGGAGCTGGACGCCATGGAGCACGCGCTGCTGCTGCCGTCGAAGTCGCTGCACAAGGTCGGCGAGGCGATGCCCGGCTTCGGCATTCTCGCCGCGATCATGGGCATCATCATCACCATGGGCAGCATCGGCGGCACGGTCGCCGAGGTGGGCGCGCACGTCGCCGCCGCGCTGGTCGGCACCTTCCTCGGCATCTTCTTCTGCTACTGCGTGCTCGATCCGCTTTCCAACGCCATGGCGCAGCGGGTGAAGACCGAGCTGTCGGCCCTGGAGTGCGTGCGCACCACGCTGGTCGCCCACGTCGCCGGCAAGCCCACGCTGCTGGCGGTGGACGCCGGGCGCAAGCTGATCGAGCAGGACGTCAAGCCGGCCTTCCGCCAGCTCGAGACCTGGGTCAACCAGTACGAGGATGAAAGGGAAGCGGCATGA
- a CDS encoding OmpA family protein, producing the protein MRKRAEQNHEIIIKRRGKKGHAEEHSSAWKVAFADFTLAMMALFMVLWIVQPRSALQNPSSGDLQSNPLVDGGAGVFDGSSRSPIALDGLPMPVNPQDPTRPAQPAATATPEANGDQQPNTAKEPRHYDSNVDLQELAALIRAVSGQVDALANVEIKVVPQGLRVLIKDDQKRFMFERGSANLDPHFRTLLVALGGVLAKVENKLIISGHTDAVQYRGANGYNNWNLSGDRALRARNVLVESGLPATNVLQVTAQADGMPLLPADPQNGANRRIELLLLTDSAEKLYRQLFSEDQAQIEFGPHGASFSAPRDPAVKEGQGAAAAAPAPTIAAPAAPAAAVKAQ; encoded by the coding sequence ATGAGGAAGCGCGCCGAACAGAACCACGAGATCATCATCAAGCGGCGCGGCAAGAAGGGCCACGCCGAGGAGCACAGCTCCGCCTGGAAGGTGGCCTTTGCCGACTTCACCCTGGCGATGATGGCGCTGTTCATGGTGCTGTGGATCGTGCAGCCGCGCAGCGCGCTGCAGAACCCGTCTTCCGGCGACCTGCAGAGCAACCCGCTGGTGGATGGCGGCGCCGGCGTTTTCGACGGCTCCAGCCGCAGCCCGATCGCCCTGGATGGCCTGCCCATGCCGGTGAACCCCCAGGACCCGACCCGTCCGGCGCAGCCGGCCGCCACGGCGACGCCCGAGGCGAATGGCGACCAGCAGCCGAACACCGCGAAAGAGCCGCGCCATTACGATTCGAATGTCGACCTGCAAGAGCTGGCCGCGCTGATCCGCGCCGTATCCGGACAGGTCGATGCGCTGGCCAACGTCGAGATCAAGGTGGTGCCCCAGGGCCTGCGCGTGCTGATCAAGGACGACCAGAAGCGCTTCATGTTCGAGCGCGGCAGCGCCAACCTCGATCCGCACTTCCGCACCCTGCTGGTCGCCCTGGGCGGCGTGCTGGCCAAGGTCGAGAACAAGCTGATCATCAGCGGCCACACCGATGCGGTGCAGTACCGCGGCGCCAATGGCTACAACAACTGGAACCTGTCCGGCGACCGCGCCCTGCGCGCGCGCAACGTGCTGGTGGAGTCGGGCCTGCCGGCGACCAACGTGCTGCAGGTGACCGCCCAGGCGGACGGCATGCCCTTGCTGCCGGCCGACCCGCAGAACGGCGCCAACCGCCGCATCGAATTGCTGCTGCTGACCGACAGCGCGGAGAAGCTCTATCGCCAGCTGTTCAGCGAAGACCAGGCACAGATCGAGTTCGGCCCGCACGGCGCTTCGTTCAGCGCACCGCGTGATCCGGCTGTGAAGGAAGGGCAGGGCGCGGCTGCGGCGGCACCGGCACCGACAATCGCAGCGCCTGCTGCACCCGCCGCAGCAGTCAAGGCTCAGTGA
- a CDS encoding winged helix-turn-helix domain-containing protein, producing MSQIPQAPEVRPAPLGSIRTGLGDGCIAHFHPELYQLVLRRDGYEEKVELGFSGSRLLERLMREPGEVVARDELLSHAWSDRVVGQGSLNQQIYTLRQVLGDEKRREIIQTLPRRGYMLNPQYASRTPPPKAEPTQAPEPPKAISLDEILPPARRQRPLDWIAMATPLLLIVLTLAAALHLFSQQPRLAREETSVGNKHFIYLDADHDRLRQLRERTAELSVRLGALSTAAMNFTLSRHAGFYEIACSDADGATRLLVVHQDRLAALDIGQLRSCLP from the coding sequence ATGAGTCAGATTCCCCAGGCCCCCGAGGTCCGACCCGCTCCCCTGGGCAGCATCCGCACCGGGCTGGGCGACGGCTGCATCGCCCATTTCCATCCGGAGCTGTATCAGCTGGTCCTGCGCCGCGACGGCTACGAGGAAAAGGTAGAGCTGGGCTTTTCCGGCAGCCGCCTGCTCGAGCGACTGATGCGCGAGCCCGGCGAAGTGGTAGCGCGCGACGAACTGCTCTCCCACGCCTGGAGCGACCGGGTGGTCGGCCAGGGCAGCCTGAACCAGCAGATCTATACCCTGCGCCAGGTCCTGGGCGACGAAAAGCGCCGCGAGATCATCCAGACCCTGCCCCGCCGGGGCTACATGCTCAATCCGCAGTACGCCAGCCGCACCCCGCCGCCGAAAGCCGAGCCCACGCAAGCACCAGAGCCGCCGAAGGCCATTTCCCTGGACGAAATCCTGCCGCCCGCCCGACGCCAGCGGCCGCTCGACTGGATTGCCATGGCCACCCCGCTGCTGCTGATCGTGCTGACCCTGGCCGCCGCGCTGCACCTGTTCAGCCAGCAGCCGCGCCTGGCCCGCGAAGAAACCAGCGTCGGCAACAAGCACTTCATCTATCTGGATGCCGACCACGACCGCCTGCGCCAGTTGCGCGAGCGGACCGCCGAACTCAGCGTGCGCCTGGGCGCCCTGAGTACGGCCGCCATGAATTTCACCTTGTCACGGCACGCCGGGTTCTACGAGATCGCCTGCAGTGACGCCGACGGCGCCACGCGCCTGCTGGTGGTCCACCAGGACCGCCTGGCCGCCCTCGACATCGGGCAACTGCGGAGCTGCCTGCCATGA
- the lafA gene encoding lateral flagellin LafA yields the protein MALSIHTNYSALVTQTNLSKTNSKLATNQQRLGTGFRVNSAADDAAGLQIATRLDGQSRGMAVATRNVNDAVSLLQTGEGAFSEMTDIVQRMKDLATQAANGTNSQTDRDALQSEFDELGKEMGNIMNNTSYAGDKLFATGGKFTANVDFQIGSSSGETLSLDASANVSGVSTALSGISATFGGTSGGTELSTASGANAMIDKIASALDSIGTLRAQFGANINRLNHTANNLANMKDNTDVAKGTIMDADFASESASMTKNSMLMQSGISMLKQAGQMPGMVMSLLG from the coding sequence ATGGCTCTCTCGATTCATACCAACTATTCCGCTCTCGTTACCCAGACCAACCTGAGCAAGACCAACTCCAAGCTGGCCACCAACCAACAGCGCCTGGGCACCGGCTTCCGCGTGAACAGCGCCGCGGACGACGCCGCCGGCCTGCAGATCGCCACCCGCCTGGACGGTCAGTCCCGCGGCATGGCCGTCGCCACCCGTAACGTCAACGATGCCGTTTCCCTGCTGCAGACCGGCGAAGGCGCCTTCAGCGAAATGACCGACATCGTTCAGCGCATGAAGGACCTGGCCACCCAGGCCGCCAACGGCACCAACAGCCAGACCGACCGTGATGCCCTGCAGTCCGAGTTCGACGAACTCGGCAAGGAAATGGGCAACATCATGAACAACACCAGCTACGCCGGCGACAAGCTGTTCGCCACCGGCGGCAAGTTCACCGCCAACGTCGACTTCCAGATCGGTTCGAGCAGCGGCGAAACCCTGAGCCTGGACGCTTCGGCCAACGTCAGCGGCGTTTCCACCGCACTGAGCGGCATCTCCGCCACCTTCGGCGGCACCAGCGGCGGCACCGAGCTGTCCACCGCTTCGGGCGCCAACGCCATGATCGACAAGATCGCCTCGGCCCTGGACAGCATCGGCACCCTGCGTGCCCAGTTCGGCGCCAACATCAACCGCCTGAACCACACCGCCAACAACCTGGCCAACATGAAAGACAACACCGACGTGGCCAAGGGCACCATCATGGACGCCGACTTCGCTTCCGAATCGGCTTCCATGACCAAGAACAGCATGCTGATGCAGTCGGGTATCTCGATGCTCAAGCAAGCTGGCCAGATGCCTGGCATGGTGATGTCGCTGCTGGGCTGA